The following are from one region of the Candidatus Eremiobacteraceae bacterium genome:
- a CDS encoding zf-HC2 domain-containing protein, giving the protein MNCSACQPLLVDYVHHELDAATDAAVYSHIKTCASCASQYQHEVQLGETLRRAFADELDMPTSVLAGVRLAMHGQATESPSFAERIRALLRPRLAIPLAAVIAVLTVGVVRVGQYAQPQPSFSTGYYLREHVAQTMGSPVSDRAWSEYVLTSANDNAQSQP; this is encoded by the coding sequence ATGAACTGCTCAGCTTGCCAGCCTCTGCTCGTCGACTACGTGCATCATGAGCTTGATGCGGCGACCGACGCTGCCGTGTATAGCCACATCAAGACGTGCGCGTCCTGCGCGTCGCAGTATCAGCATGAAGTGCAGCTGGGCGAAACCCTGCGCCGCGCATTTGCCGACGAACTGGATATGCCGACGTCTGTGCTCGCCGGCGTGCGCTTGGCGATGCATGGACAGGCGACCGAGTCGCCATCGTTTGCGGAGCGTATCAGAGCGCTGCTCCGGCCGCGACTCGCTATTCCGCTCGCGGCGGTCATCGCGGTGCTCACCGTGGGAGTCGTGCGCGTCGGCCAGTACGCCCAACCGCAGCCGAGCTTCTCGACCGGATACTATCTGCGGGAACACGTCGCCCAGACGATGGGGTCGCCGGTCTCAGATCGCGCCTGGTCGGAATACGTCCTGACATCGGCCAACGACAATGCGCAAAGCCAGCCCTAG
- a CDS encoding sigma-70 family RNA polymerase sigma factor, which translates to MTARPRSPITAPTPEQISFVEQAMATYGKQTYNFAYRLTGNEADARDLAQEAFIRVFRAWHSFREGTSFLSWIYRIVTNLHRDELRRRKGVFVEPLPEDNQPQSRPLADSAHDPIATLHDRQLSPVMERALSGLSYDQRVVVVLADIDEYSYQEIADIAGCSIGTVRSRLHRAREQLRKNVLAAREQVPSE; encoded by the coding sequence ATGACCGCGCGCCCGCGCTCGCCAATCACAGCGCCTACGCCCGAGCAGATCTCGTTCGTCGAGCAGGCTATGGCGACGTATGGCAAGCAGACCTACAACTTCGCGTATCGCCTCACCGGAAATGAAGCTGACGCGCGCGATCTCGCGCAAGAGGCCTTCATCCGAGTATTCCGCGCGTGGCACAGTTTTCGCGAAGGCACGTCGTTTCTCTCATGGATCTACCGCATCGTCACCAATCTTCATCGCGACGAATTGCGGCGTCGCAAAGGCGTCTTCGTCGAACCGCTGCCGGAAGACAATCAACCGCAGTCGCGGCCGCTCGCCGACTCGGCGCACGACCCGATCGCGACGCTGCACGACCGCCAACTTTCGCCTGTGATGGAGCGCGCACTGAGCGGCCTTTCATATGATCAGCGGGTCGTCGTCGTGCTCGCAGATATCGACGAGTACTCGTATCAGGAGATAGCCGACATCGCCGGCTGCTCGATCGGCACCGTCCGATCCCGATTGCACCGGGCGCGCGAGCAGCTTCGCAAGAACGTCCTCGCCGCCCGCGAACAGGTACCGTCAGAATGA
- a CDS encoding sigma-E factor regulatory protein RseB domain-containing protein, which translates to MLLARPFAAAAASVLIVSAAAAAPQPSAIDILHKAVTADDSVSYSGTMTTIVYGRDRVDSTVVRLDHNAPSAWRIWYVAPVDAYGRLIISNEKVTYQYEASTNTVYSDEWSASAPPLAESIDAARVERNYRVESGPSTTVAGRAAHGISLTSKYSGVLVGRIWVDDQTDLILRRESYHADGSIASKSSFDNVRVVKSLPKELFDLSIPQGMRLVPGATFGKAETDDATLASSLPFSIARPASLPDGFTLDHDSVSVHDGIQTLQIVYDDGLRDFSLFENATARLPTFEGMTPKKIDVGGKDGYAADFGGETLVTWNAGKLNLTLVGDLTAKELAAVGASIKQ; encoded by the coding sequence GTGTTGCTTGCGCGCCCGTTCGCGGCCGCGGCAGCTTCTGTTCTCATCGTGTCGGCCGCGGCTGCTGCTCCACAGCCTTCGGCGATAGACATCCTGCACAAAGCGGTCACCGCGGACGACTCCGTGTCGTATTCCGGCACGATGACCACCATCGTCTACGGTCGTGACCGCGTGGATTCGACCGTCGTGCGATTGGACCACAACGCCCCTTCGGCATGGCGTATCTGGTATGTAGCGCCCGTCGACGCGTACGGCCGGCTGATCATCAGCAACGAAAAGGTGACGTATCAATACGAGGCGAGCACCAACACCGTGTATTCGGACGAATGGTCTGCGAGCGCTCCGCCGCTCGCAGAGTCCATCGACGCTGCGCGCGTCGAGCGCAACTACCGGGTCGAGTCAGGTCCCTCCACGACGGTGGCCGGCCGCGCCGCGCACGGGATCAGTCTGACCTCGAAATACTCAGGCGTGCTCGTGGGCCGGATCTGGGTTGACGATCAGACCGATCTCATCTTGCGCCGCGAGTCGTATCATGCCGACGGCTCCATCGCTTCGAAGTCGAGCTTCGACAACGTACGCGTCGTGAAATCCCTGCCGAAAGAACTCTTCGATCTCTCCATTCCGCAGGGCATGCGGCTCGTGCCGGGCGCGACGTTTGGCAAGGCCGAGACCGATGACGCCACCCTCGCCTCGTCGCTGCCATTCTCGATTGCCCGGCCTGCGTCGTTGCCCGACGGCTTCACCCTCGACCACGATTCCGTGAGCGTGCACGACGGCATCCAGACGTTGCAGATCGTCTACGACGACGGGTTGCGCGACTTCTCGCTCTTCGAGAACGCCACGGCACGGCTGCCGACGTTCGAAGGCATGACGCCGAAAAAAATAGACGTGGGCGGTAAAGACGGCTACGCAGCTGATTTCGGCGGCGAAACGCTCGTCACGTGGAACGCTGGAAAGTTGAACTTGACGCTCGTCGGTGACCTCACCGCGAAAGAACTGGCGGCGGTCGGCGCGAGCATAAAACAGTAG